A stretch of Brachyspira suanatina DNA encodes these proteins:
- a CDS encoding Spy/CpxP family protein refolding chaperone, which yields MKNKISKKAVILISIAIMVLGSVSLFAQYGRGYGAGYGYGDGYGRGHRRGYGYADGYGCGYGRGYGRGGCGYGRGYGAGYGRGYGYYGAALTQEQIDQVRSIQDKYFPQMDSLRMEIYNQTQNINAEMRKETPDQNAINAAIDARSKASADLQKLRSQCFLEIDKVYQNK from the coding sequence ATGAAAAACAAAATAAGTAAAAAAGCAGTAATATTAATTTCAATAGCAATTATGGTTTTAGGTTCAGTATCATTATTCGCTCAATATGGCAGAGGTTATGGTGCAGGTTACGGATACGGTGATGGTTATGGAAGAGGACACAGAAGAGGTTATGGATATGCCGATGGTTATGGATGCGGCTATGGTAGAGGTTACGGAAGAGGCGGATGCGGATACGGCAGAGGATATGGTGCTGGATATGGAAGAGGTTACGGATATTATGGTGCTGCACTTACTCAAGAGCAAATTGATCAAGTAAGAAGCATACAAGATAAATATTTCCCTCAAATGGATAGTTTAAGAATGGAAATATATAATCAAACACAAAACATAAACGCTGAAATGAGAAAAGAAACTCCAGATCAAAATGCAATTAATGCTGCAATAGATGCTAGAAGTAAAGCTTCAGCAGACTTACAAAAATTAAGAAGTCAGTGTTTTTTAGAAATAGACAAAGTATACCAAAATAAATAA
- a CDS encoding DUF4349 domain-containing protein translates to MKKFIFIIFTFLLFLSCGGKSGSSEQNINFLAATSGVSAPPPAPQARMEEESTVSDYADSNVAAVERKLIVSVDIRVNSKDVEKSYKSIEEKLKEYNGYFDNVESSKNRYYLNIRIPKENLYTFIDFIEQNEKVENKNINTQDVTEAYYDTENRIKNREVLLEKLRNYLREAKNIDEILKVEDRINNLTYEIESMKGNLKNLQSSVDYSRVTLNISNPEAIKSNTNIYNKYLNLISFLKEFFSGILFFLVGFTAVAVPVVLILALFYYICFGKIGLIKKLYKKIK, encoded by the coding sequence ATGAAAAAATTTATATTTATAATCTTTACATTTTTATTATTTTTATCTTGCGGTGGTAAAAGCGGATCTTCCGAGCAAAATATTAATTTTTTAGCTGCAACTTCAGGAGTATCTGCTCCGCCTCCTGCTCCTCAGGCCAGAATGGAAGAAGAAAGTACTGTATCAGACTATGCTGATTCAAATGTGGCAGCTGTAGAAAGAAAATTAATAGTTTCAGTTGATATAAGAGTTAATTCAAAAGATGTAGAAAAAAGCTATAAATCCATAGAAGAGAAATTAAAAGAATATAATGGATATTTTGATAATGTTGAATCTTCTAAAAATAGATATTATCTTAATATAAGAATACCTAAAGAAAATCTTTATACCTTTATAGATTTCATAGAACAAAATGAAAAAGTTGAAAATAAAAATATAAATACTCAGGACGTTACAGAAGCTTATTATGATACAGAAAATAGGATAAAAAATAGGGAAGTACTTTTAGAAAAATTAAGAAATTATTTAAGAGAAGCTAAAAATATTGATGAAATACTAAAAGTAGAAGATAGAATCAATAATTTAACTTATGAAATAGAAAGTATGAAAGGAAATTTAAAGAATCTTCAGTCATCTGTTGATTATTCAAGAGTAACTTTAAATATATCAAATCCGGAAGCAATAAAAAGTAATACAAATATATATAATAAATATTTGAATTTAATTTCATTTTTGAAAGAATTTTTCTCAGGCATATTATTCTTTTTGGTAGGTTTCACAGCTGTTGCCGTTCCTGTGGTGTTAATATTGGCATTATTCTACTATATATGCTTTGGAAAAATAGGATTAATAAAGAAATTATATAAAAAAATTAAGTAA
- a CDS encoding tetratricopeptide repeat protein produces the protein MNDNLIDIKNLVKQKFNLSLYKDVVDIINNFLNDFINCSDSEIYYIRGLANQELKLYENAIYDYNKAIELNPNDEKMYYLRALSKFQLGLFEESIRDYNKFIEFNPNYVWAYNNRGNAKYNLGLYYDAIEDYNKAIELKPDNELAYHNRANAKYNIGLYEEAIKDYNKVLKLNPNTNIVYCDKNNLKDISNNK, from the coding sequence ATGAATGATAATTTAATTGATATAAAGAATTTAGTTAAACAGAAATTTAATCTTTCACTTTATAAAGATGTTGTAGATATAATCAATAATTTTCTTAATGATTTTATAAACTGTTCGGATAGTGAAATATATTATATAAGAGGACTTGCCAATCAGGAGTTAAAACTCTATGAAAATGCTATATATGATTATAACAAAGCCATTGAATTAAATCCAAATGATGAGAAAATGTATTATTTAAGGGCATTATCTAAATTTCAATTGGGTTTATTTGAAGAGTCTATAAGAGATTATAATAAGTTTATAGAATTTAATCCAAATTATGTATGGGCATATAATAACAGAGGAAATGCAAAATATAATTTGGGTTTGTATTATGATGCTATAGAAGATTATAATAAGGCTATTGAATTAAAACCTGATAATGAACTTGCCTATCATAATAGGGCTAATGCTAAGTATAATATAGGGCTTTATGAAGAGGCTATAAAAGATTATAATAAAGTTTTGAAATTGAATCCTAATACTAATATAGTATACTGTGATAAAAATAATTTAAAAGATATAAGTAACAATAAATAA
- a CDS encoding methyl-accepting chemotaxis protein produces the protein MKKTSSIRFKMPLTISIITTILLIITIIILSYKSYVGITKSTYAGYNNTIEGYKSMLDTWFEENNTLIKTYSITPSIINYLSGTQTPEEAVALIDTLKQFEAINKYSLDIGVTDVNGITLQNTKSINLGRSIKELRPGIWDNFVKNNYDVAYDTKVIKSTISDNMTLAIIAGVKTNNVLVGTVYMILNWDALGAKLGELQLPETGRLFAIDYQRNISLDTRNQINTSANKSYDEVIKSNKDNGTLKYISDTNGEKRTAIYTRMNTMPWILSMATDDNVIYAENISMVRIAIIVCILSIIFVNLFSVSYITKTMSPLSVLMKKANRISEGNIELKSETNYRKDEFGELEKAFNIMSKKLAEVVSNVNDASNEIVLASQRMMESSVELSSRTDSQASSLEETASSLEEIVSTIKASADNSVSGKNMMSESMTHIEGAANIIAQTVSSIEEVHQASDKIKDITKIIEDIAFQTNILALNASVEAARAGTQGKGFAVVASEVRNLAQTTQTSVKDITSLVDNTAEKIDTATNTARESQEIFIQLQDKVSGTSDLMQSITSTSLEQEAGVSQISIAINSIESATTQNAALAEESSELSKRLFDKAKFLEESIKFFNIS, from the coding sequence ATGAAAAAGACTAGTTCTATAAGATTTAAGATGCCATTGACTATAAGTATTATTACAACAATACTTCTTATAATAACAATAATAATATTATCATATAAATCTTATGTAGGTATAACAAAATCTACATATGCTGGATATAATAATACTATAGAAGGTTATAAATCTATGCTGGATACATGGTTTGAAGAAAACAATACTTTAATAAAAACATATTCTATTACGCCTTCTATTATTAACTATTTATCTGGTACTCAAACTCCTGAAGAAGCTGTAGCATTAATAGATACATTGAAACAGTTTGAAGCTATAAATAAATATTCTTTGGATATTGGGGTTACTGATGTAAATGGTATTACTTTGCAAAATACAAAAAGTATCAATTTAGGAAGAAGTATAAAAGAGCTAAGACCAGGCATTTGGGATAATTTTGTAAAAAATAATTATGATGTTGCTTATGATACAAAAGTAATAAAATCAACTATAAGTGATAATATGACTTTAGCAATCATTGCAGGAGTTAAAACTAATAATGTGTTAGTTGGAACAGTGTATATGATTCTTAATTGGGATGCTTTAGGAGCAAAATTAGGAGAATTGCAGCTTCCAGAAACAGGAAGACTATTTGCAATTGATTATCAAAGAAATATTTCGCTTGATACTAGAAATCAAATAAATACTTCAGCAAATAAAAGCTATGATGAAGTTATAAAATCTAACAAAGATAATGGTACATTAAAATATATTTCTGATACTAATGGTGAAAAGAGAACAGCAATTTATACAAGAATGAATACTATGCCTTGGATATTATCTATGGCAACAGATGATAATGTTATATATGCTGAAAATATAAGTATGGTTAGAATAGCTATAATAGTTTGTATATTGTCTATAATATTTGTTAATTTATTTTCGGTTTCATATATCACAAAAACTATGAGTCCTTTAAGTGTTTTGATGAAAAAGGCAAATAGAATATCTGAAGGAAATATAGAACTTAAATCTGAAACTAATTATAGAAAAGATGAATTCGGAGAGTTAGAGAAAGCATTTAATATTATGAGTAAGAAATTAGCTGAGGTTGTAAGCAATGTTAATGATGCATCAAATGAAATAGTTTTAGCTTCTCAGAGAATGATGGAAAGCAGTGTTGAACTTTCAAGCAGAACTGATTCTCAAGCATCTAGTTTGGAAGAAACAGCTTCAAGTTTGGAGGAAATAGTTTCTACTATTAAAGCATCTGCTGATAATTCTGTATCCGGTAAAAATATGATGTCTGAATCTATGACACATATTGAAGGAGCTGCCAATATAATAGCACAAACAGTTTCTAGTATAGAAGAAGTACATCAGGCTAGCGATAAGATTAAAGATATTACAAAGATTATTGAAGATATAGCATTTCAAACTAATATACTTGCTCTTAATGCTTCGGTAGAGGCTGCCCGTGCTGGTACTCAAGGAAAAGGTTTTGCTGTTGTAGCAAGCGAGGTTAGGAATTTGGCACAAACTACTCAAACATCTGTTAAAGATATTACTTCTCTTGTTGATAATACCGCTGAAAAAATAGATACTGCTACAAATACTGCAAGGGAATCTCAGGAAATATTTATTCAATTGCAGGATAAAGTATCCGGAACTTCTGATTTAATGCAGAGTATAACTTCTACATCATTAGAACAAGAGGCAGGAGTTTCTCAAATAAGTATTGCTATAAATAGTATAGAAAGTGCTACTACTCAAAATGCTGCTTTGGCTGAGGAATCAAGCGAATTATCTAAGAGATTATTTGATAAAGCTAAGTTTTTAGAAGAAAGTATAAAATTCTTTAATATATCATAA
- a CDS encoding methyl-accepting chemotaxis protein encodes MNKLKSLKVKIPLTIISVVVVFIAALIVITDIKASESLKKTALDGYNNIVFGYASLIDTWFDEQIIIAETYGSNKELMDYLKNGSEAEKEAAYNRLKKIQSINKYAINIGLTDINGNITLDSTDENYIGKSIFDFNADLKDKLNSDKNTIFSEEITKSSVTDNWSLTLIEKVFDDNNQLIGHLYIIFDWAKFNIQHVEPLVVGKTGNMFMIDNNLICKIHSKTQYINISAPSELKGGFDLGKGVFHYVWENEKRVSSVITLKTLPWVLGISVTEKEIYEQNQILLIIIISISSAAILILSAFIFLFIKSITKPLDILVNSAKEIASGDLRNTKESIHREDELGELSNAFTYMRNKLVDTIKEVEISANNISTVAKGLSEQNNNLSNRTESQAASIEETSASMNEITATIKDSADNSINGNKMILDAKYSIENAGNIILETTSSIEEVNEASYKIKDITKIIEDIAFQTNILALNASVEAARAGEQGKGFSVVASEVRNLAQTTQTSVKSISELIENVSDKIDKATGTARESQKIFVDVQNKINKASKIMKDISQNAVEQQNGVDQVKIAISQMDSDTQKNASLVEDAASSAKTLFNQSEKLMETVHLFKLPVK; translated from the coding sequence ATGAACAAACTCAAAAGCTTGAAAGTGAAAATACCCCTAACAATCATTTCTGTAGTAGTAGTATTTATAGCGGCATTAATTGTAATAACTGATATAAAAGCTTCAGAAAGTCTTAAAAAAACGGCATTAGACGGATATAATAATATTGTTTTCGGATATGCTTCTCTAATAGATACATGGTTTGATGAACAAATAATTATAGCAGAAACTTATGGATCAAATAAAGAATTAATGGATTATCTAAAAAATGGCAGTGAAGCAGAAAAAGAAGCAGCTTATAATAGACTAAAAAAAATACAGTCAATAAATAAATATGCTATTAACATAGGATTAACTGATATCAATGGCAATATAACATTAGATTCAACTGATGAAAATTACATAGGTAAAAGCATTTTTGATTTCAATGCTGATTTAAAAGATAAATTAAATTCTGATAAAAATACTATATTCTCCGAAGAAATAACAAAATCTTCTGTAACAGATAATTGGTCTTTAACTTTAATTGAAAAAGTATTTGATGATAATAATCAATTAATAGGACATCTTTATATTATTTTCGACTGGGCTAAATTTAATATACAGCATGTGGAGCCTTTAGTTGTTGGAAAAACTGGCAATATGTTTATGATAGATAATAATTTAATTTGTAAGATACATAGTAAAACTCAATATATAAATATTTCAGCACCTTCTGAATTAAAAGGAGGATTCGATTTAGGAAAAGGAGTTTTCCATTATGTTTGGGAAAATGAAAAAAGAGTATCATCTGTAATTACATTAAAAACTTTACCTTGGGTACTTGGAATATCAGTAACTGAAAAAGAAATTTATGAACAAAATCAAATACTTCTAATTATAATAATATCAATATCATCAGCAGCTATATTAATATTATCTGCATTCATATTCTTATTCATAAAATCTATAACAAAACCATTAGACATATTAGTAAATTCAGCAAAAGAAATAGCAAGCGGAGATTTGAGAAACACAAAAGAAAGCATACATCGTGAAGATGAATTAGGAGAATTATCCAATGCATTTACATATATGAGAAATAAATTAGTTGATACTATAAAAGAAGTAGAAATTTCAGCAAACAATATCAGCACGGTTGCTAAAGGTTTATCTGAACAAAATAATAATTTATCAAATAGAACAGAAAGCCAAGCAGCAAGTATAGAAGAAACTTCAGCATCTATGAATGAAATAACAGCTACTATAAAAGATTCTGCGGATAATTCTATAAATGGAAATAAAATGATATTGGATGCAAAATATTCTATAGAAAATGCTGGAAATATAATCTTAGAAACTACTTCAAGCATAGAAGAAGTAAATGAAGCAAGCTATAAAATAAAAGATATTACAAAAATAATTGAAGATATAGCATTTCAAACTAATATACTCGCTCTTAATGCTTCTGTAGAGGCAGCACGTGCCGGAGAACAAGGAAAAGGTTTCTCTGTAGTTGCAAGCGAGGTAAGAAATCTTGCTCAAACTACACAAACCTCAGTAAAAAGCATATCAGAGTTAATTGAAAATGTATCTGATAAAATAGATAAAGCAACAGGAACAGCAAGAGAATCTCAAAAAATATTTGTAGATGTTCAAAATAAAATCAATAAAGCTTCAAAAATTATGAAAGATATAAGTCAAAATGCAGTAGAACAGCAGAATGGTGTAGATCAAGTAAAAATAGCCATTTCTCAAATGGATTCTGACACACAGAAGAATGCTTCTTTAGTAGAAGATGCAGCATCTTCAGCTAAAACATTGTTTAATCAATCAGAAAAGCTTATGGAAACTGTACATTTATTCAAGCTTCCTGTAAAATAA
- the tgt gene encoding tRNA guanosine(34) transglycosylase Tgt, whose translation MSFTFNVLKNSSQTAARLGKININGIEIDTPVFMPVGTKATVKALTPLMIEETESKIILANTYHLVLKPGLEVLKKFGGVKKFMGWKGAMLTDSGGFQVFSLAKLRKINDDGVEFSSHIDGSKYFFTPRSVMEAEHIIGADFIMCLDECSKHDASYEYVKEAMFRTHKWAKECKEYHDSTPNSEYQYLGGIIQGGMFDDLRKESAETLVNMDFPFYSIGGLSVGETPEQMHEVLSKVMLYTNKQKPRYLMGVSEPRDILNGVMEGIDMFDCVMPTRNARNGEAFTMNGVVRIRNSKYRMDDEVLEEGCDCYTCKNFSKAYLNHLDKTHEILFSTLMTIHNVRFMQRFMKDLRNSIENDVFSDYRKDMMNKFY comes from the coding sequence ATGTCATTTACATTTAATGTATTAAAAAACAGTAGTCAAACAGCAGCAAGACTTGGAAAAATAAATATTAATGGAATAGAAATAGATACACCTGTTTTTATGCCTGTTGGTACAAAAGCAACAGTAAAGGCTTTAACCCCTCTTATGATAGAAGAAACTGAAAGTAAAATAATATTAGCCAATACGTATCATTTAGTATTAAAACCTGGACTTGAGGTATTAAAAAAATTCGGCGGAGTTAAAAAGTTTATGGGCTGGAAAGGAGCTATGCTTACAGATTCCGGCGGATTTCAGGTATTTTCTTTGGCAAAATTAAGAAAAATAAATGATGACGGAGTGGAATTTAGCTCTCATATAGATGGTTCTAAATACTTTTTTACCCCTAGAAGTGTAATGGAAGCTGAGCATATTATAGGGGCAGACTTTATAATGTGTCTTGATGAATGTTCTAAGCATGATGCCTCTTATGAATATGTTAAAGAAGCAATGTTCAGAACACATAAATGGGCTAAAGAATGCAAAGAATATCATGACAGCACTCCAAACAGCGAATATCAGTATTTAGGAGGCATCATACAGGGCGGAATGTTTGATGATTTAAGAAAAGAAAGTGCTGAAACTCTAGTAAATATGGATTTCCCTTTCTATTCTATAGGAGGACTTTCTGTAGGTGAAACTCCTGAACAAATGCATGAAGTTCTTTCAAAAGTTATGCTATACACTAACAAGCAAAAACCACGTTATTTAATGGGTGTTAGCGAGCCTAGAGATATACTTAATGGGGTTATGGAAGGTATAGATATGTTTGACTGTGTTATGCCTACTAGAAATGCTAGAAATGGAGAGGCATTTACTATGAATGGTGTTGTGAGGATAAGAAATTCTAAATATAGAATGGATGATGAAGTGCTTGAAGAAGGCTGTGATTGTTATACTTGTAAGAATTTCTCTAAAGCCTATCTTAATCATTTGGATAAAACGCATGAAATACTATTTTCTACTCTTATGACTATACATAATGTAAGATTTATGCAAAGATTTATGAAAGATTTAAGAAATTCTATTGAAAATGATGTATTTTCCGATTATAGAAAGGATATGATGAATAAATTTTATTAA
- a CDS encoding tetratricopeptide repeat protein produces the protein MAGKYDKQLAKYNDILSKKPNDPYALSILARIAIKENRIEDAENYYTAILLKMPDHPESLYMMGFINMKINKYSAAVKYFKKLLENGKENVFIYEYLSTMDKSNRREYLEKALELSKNMKTRSKDYKRCSYIAFQSYAWKEYDISFEYANLAYDAKPTNDIINLLGCIYHHNEDYDKALSLFHEVNANYESKNPYVLCNISSCYNKKNSNKMAIRYLEKALEVNNNDKVIYYTIGSIYASTGNKKLAIENFENALKINNNYEEARKALEAIKE, from the coding sequence ATGGCAGGTAAATACGATAAGCAATTAGCTAAATATAATGATATTTTATCTAAAAAACCAAATGATCCTTATGCTTTATCTATTCTAGCTAGAATAGCAATTAAAGAAAATAGAATTGAGGATGCAGAGAACTATTATACTGCTATTTTATTAAAAATGCCTGATCATCCAGAATCATTATATATGATGGGCTTCATAAATATGAAAATAAATAAATATAGTGCTGCTGTAAAGTATTTCAAAAAGCTTTTAGAAAATGGTAAAGAAAATGTTTTTATATATGAATATTTATCTACAATGGATAAAAGTAACAGAAGAGAATATTTAGAAAAAGCATTAGAATTATCAAAAAATATGAAAACAAGATCCAAAGATTATAAAAGATGTTCATATATAGCCTTCCAATCTTATGCTTGGAAGGAATATGATATATCTTTTGAATATGCCAATTTAGCTTATGATGCTAAGCCTACAAATGATATTATTAATCTATTAGGATGTATATATCATCATAATGAAGATTATGACAAGGCTCTTTCTCTTTTCCATGAAGTTAATGCTAATTATGAAAGCAAAAATCCTTATGTATTATGTAATATATCTTCATGCTATAATAAAAAAAATAGTAATAAAATGGCTATAAGATATTTAGAAAAAGCTTTGGAAGTTAATAATAATGACAAAGTAATATACTATACTATAGGTTCTATATATGCTTCAACAGGAAATAAAAAATTAGCAATTGAAAATTTTGAAAATGCTTTAAAAATTAATAATAATTATGAAGAGGCAAGAAAGGCTTTGGAGGCTATTAAAGAGTAA